GACATGTGTCTGCCACGCGCATCAGAGCTGTGCACCAATCACGCGTCAGTTTgtcaaaactattcaaacatgtatcatttatgtatcggttatgtatcagatatgtattaaggacatatttgattatttttttttcatttttcattaataaaaataaataaataaataaataaatatattattaatatgtattatttatgtgtctcgaaggtgtatgtataatatattttaaattaaaagatatatgtatcacatattttaattaaaattcacgcattaaataatatcaatagCCTCTTATAATAAtccatcaattttaatataaaaattacaatgtataaattatacatcaaacatgtatctataatgtatgataacttaacatttatgttataacaaaattacagttttaaaaaaatttagtctgCAATGTATCATAAGAGGGAATGCTTTACTCATGGTCTCATTTTCTAACACTCTCTCGagcataataattaaattgacttgTGATCAAAGATGAACTAGCGttaacatataattatcacttgtaTGGGCTACTCCACTAGTTTAAAAATCGATTGATGTATCTACGATGTATCAAAGATGCATTGgtaatgtattattgatgtatttatgatgtatcaataatgtatctataatgtaccGGTGGTACATCTATGACGTATCAGgtgatgtatctataatgtatcattgATGTATCCAGTATgtatatacatgatatataaataaaaaatactaataataatataatgtcGTCATAAGAAATGTATCGTATATGTATAGTATTTGTATTTGAGTTGTATATTTAAcgcattgaatatataatttacggGTAGTTGAAATGtatctataacatatataaaaataaaaatatgccacatgctctgtaaattgtataaattatttattaataatacatAGTAAGGATatacttattatattttaattgtatatgaaagatgtatCTAACAAATACATCTAAAAGACATATATTAAGGATGTacatattatgtataaattatatatcaacgatgtatctgtttaatacattttaaaaatatatctatcatatatataaattatttatcagagatatattaaatatgtatacaAAATCTATATGTAATACATGTAATAAAATTTTCGATAAGTCTTTGAGATgtattaaaatattagtaataaaacttaaaaagagaaaataagaaaaaggttCCGAACaacgaatatgtatcaaatatgtattgcaAATGTATTGGATATGTATTCGAGGTGTATCGTATATGTATcgtagatgtatcaaatatttttttcaaatatctttTGTATGTATTAAATATTcatcggttgattcaattaaatcgataaaaataacaaataacaaattaaaacataccacaaaatacataaatcatACATctcttaaataatataaatacatgttatatacatttcaaatacataaataatacatcatTTTCTCATTCGCAGTGCcaccatattttttaaaaaaatgcgatgttattttttaaaatacaaataaactgaattaattaaataaaaatttgaaaaatatatacatgAATTGTTAACGAATATTCAAATGCATtcttatttttacttttgaacAATGTTATAGCATCTAAAGTTATACATGTGTGGTCCTTACCAGAGTACAAATTcgtaaaaacaaaaatattaaaattggacCCGCCCACTTTCACCACTATCTTCGGCTTCTTCATCTAGAGTCTTCCCTATTCCGGCTACTATTCATTAGTCCAATTTATTCTCACCATTACTAGAGATCTACATCACTACCGTGTGTTTATTTGCGTGgtccgccgccgccgccacttGCTCCGCTCCTTCGTTTTTCTTTTGAGCATCCGACCTCTCCTAATTTTCCATAACATCGCCGGTCAGAAAACCTTCTAGAAATCCGCCGGTCAGAAAACCTTCTAGAAATCCGCCGATCAAGGAGACCACTTTTCACCGTCATATATATGAATCTTACTTCCAGCCATGCTCTGAAACAACAGCCTTCTTCCACGATTTGATGCATAGATCCATGATCCATCATACTCGAGAGGATATTAGTTTCGCCGGAGACCACCGGTTGATTTGTATAGGAGCCGAAAAAGCCTAAACGGCACTGCAAATGTTAGGAGAGAGAATATTTGAAAGAGGATGAGAGAGAAATAAAACATATGATTTAACTTTACACATGGTGATAAATgttgacaaaaaaatttaataggaCTGACATATTACTTAATATATTACACGTGTAGGCTCAAAATAAAGTATGTAAACAGTGTAAAGAATCACCATGAATAGCTTTTAAATGTAAAGCAAAAATTAGCATTGATGTAAATAATTGAGAAGGTtagcatttttgtaataaatacGCGTTATTGgcttatttttgttattttctcaaataAATACTATCTAATTGTAAGAAAATTGTGATTGAGGATGatgtttgtaattatatttgaccGTATATAACTgaatattatttagaatttttagaatttaatctttttttaagtaaaacaaAAACTTTACTTTCTAGcaataaagaaaacaaattaGAACGCACGCTTAACAAATGAGTCGATTCAATCGTAAGCGCTGTCCTCCATTTTAACACCTCCCGCAAATATATACTTTTCTCACTTGTTCTTACATCTTTATTTTAATTCAGTTCAACCTCATCTTAAATGGCTGCTGCTTCACTTGAATCGCCGCCCTCCTCATCCTTCTGGTGCTACACATGCAATCATCTCTTCACGCTCCGCCTTCTAAATCCACCACTCTCTTGCCCCGATTGCGCCGCTGGATTTATCGAACAAATCACCACTCCGACCAACACTTCCGTTCAATCCACTTCTCCAACACTACCTCGCCGCACCAACAACCGACGTAGTACTACCACACCCGATCGCTCCCCTTTTAATCCCGTCATCGTCCTCCGCGGACCTCCAGACGGAGGCGCCGCTGCAAACGACGCAACCTCCAGTAATTTCGAGCTTTATTACGACGACGGTTCCGGATCCGGCATCCGTCCTTTACCGTCGAGTATGTCGGAGTTTTTGATGGGGTCTGGGTTTGACCGCCTTGTTGATCAGTTGACTCAACTGGAAAGCACCGGACTAAGCCGATTCGAACAGCCGCCGGCTTCCAAAGCGGCAATTGAGTCTATGCCTGTGGTTAAAATTATGTCTAATCATGTTTGTATTGAATCTCATTGTGCAGTTTGTAAAGAGGCGTTTGAGATTGATACCGAGGCGCGTGAATTGCCGTGTAAGCATATTTATCACACTGATTGCATCGTTCCGTGGCTCTCATTGCGTAATTCGTGTCCGGTTTGTAGACATGAGTTAGCCACGGATGCGCAGAGTGGGGGGGATTCGCAGGAATCGAATGAGGAGAGTGTGGGGCTGACTATTTGGAGACTGCCAGGTGGAGGGTTTGCTGTTGGGAGGTTCAGTGGAGGGAGGAGAGCAGCAGAGAGGCAGTTTCCGGTTGTGTTTACCGAGGTTGATGGCGGGTTTAATAATAATACTGGTGGGGTGCCTCGGAGGATTTCGTGGGTACCTAGTGGAAGGAGACCGAGACAGAGAGGGTTTGGTCGTGCTTTTAGAAGTTTGTTTTCCTTTCTAGGAAGGATTGGAAGGAGGGTTGATGATGAATCGGGTTTAAGTCGAAGAAGTAGAGCAAATTCTATGGCGGATAGGTCTTCGAGGAGGGATAATTCGAATTGGATTATGCATGGTTACAGACGGTAAACTGAATTGGTCGATTATAATGTCTTTAGGTTGGCTATTTAATTACTGATATCACTCATTGTTCGTCATAAGAAAAGGGATTATATGTTTAATGTACTATGATTAAGTCTATGTAAATAACAAGAAGCAAGGAAGATATTGGGAATTACCAAGGTTAAAATATGTCAAGAACAGAAGTTTTGTATTGTTAGgagattagtttttttattcataGCAAAAGATGGAAAGAGGAAGATGAAGAAAGAAAGCTCCCCAGTTAATATGGgccattttaaaagttaatgaGGTACAAATCCTTGTTTGTAATTGTGCCTCTTATGTGTTTAAAGCCGGTTAAGTTTTCTGCTAACTGTTTTTGCAAAAATGTTTAATGCATACCGTTTTACTCACTTGTAGCTTGTTGTCTGTAGTGTTGCTATGtttaaatgtattttatatataaagatTGAGTAATATTATTCATTTGACATTGGTTCTTGTCTCTCTGCGATATCGTCATTTTTGTTAGACTTCAactgaaaattttatttgatgCCGTTTGTGTTCAGTTTTCTCAGATTATGTCCCTTTATATTCTTTGGACCATGTGATTGGTCCTGAGATATGTAAATTCTATCCAATAAATCTAAATCATTACAGAACCTTATTGTTGGAATGGGACCGAGGTTAGTTGCTTGAACATGGTGCATGTTTGCAAGACTGGGCACAAGCAGGACAAGTTTTTTGAATGTAATTATTGCAATTCAAAATATTATCTCAATCCATGGGACACTAAACTATGCAGTTTTTGTCTGTTTGGCTTTATATATCTCTTGGGGTTAGGTTATCTTGTATAATTGTTGTCACAGTACAATTATTATTAGCTTATGAGTTATGACAAGTCCTATCTAATGCCCGACTAAATATGATTAGTTACATAATCTGTTTCAGCTAGTCACAACTTAAATAATTTTCCATGAGATTGCAAATTCATAGAGTCTCATGTGATTGTTTCAGATAATCATCTAATATATGGTATAAAGTATAAGTCTGTATTTCCAAATGCCTTTTACTTTGAAGATGGTATTTTGATGTTTTCTCGgtgttattttttcaaaaaagtcAAGTTAAACTTGCTGAAATTAGCAAACTGAATCATGTAGTTGAGGGTTGCTTCTGTATCATGGGTTTCTTATGCTGTTATGCATTCCTTCTATCGCTCTAGAAGAGAAATGGAGATGAAAAACATGTCTTgtcctttttttccttttaaagtTTTCTTTGGATGAAAAggcatttttttattataatagttcACTTTTTGCTAGTAATTCCTTGTTACTGATAGCATAATTGATCTACTGCTATTGAAGTATCCTTTTGTCAAACTGcatagtattttttttctttacttcaTGCTTCCCCGTGCGTGTTTGTGGATGTGATGATCTGCTGTCTTATTATCAATCAAATGTCTCTGCTGGTAACTATTTTCTTGaagaaattaaaacattttcggCACCGCGGGAGGTGAAAACTGATTTGTCCATATGATTATTGCCATAAAGgcattcatttatttttctgGCTACTGAATTGGATGGTATTTTTAGTTCCATAAACCATTTTTTATCTTACAGTCTATAGAATTCACCGCCTGCTTGAGTGAGTATGGCTTTAGATATTACATAGTATTCAACATTTGAAAAATTAACTTGCCTTTATGATGGATGGTTACTGTTGGATTTAATATTACCTTTTCCCCTTTAATTATTACTTACATATATGCTTATAATGTTATTAGTCTCAATGCTTTCATTATTCTCCACTCTTCTCCTATGTTCAATTGCTAGAGGATTCTATGTATGAAAATCTAACTAGAAAGCATTGGATTAAGCTTCTGAAGACGGAGGAAGTCGAGAAAAGTAGCTGATTCTATTCATGAGAATCTCATAAGAGAATGTTGCATTATGCATGGCATGATGTAGGAAATGGAGACAAGTTACTAAGGTGCTGCTGAGCTTCTTTCCTTTCTTGTTGTTAGTGGTCTTCAAACTTTCCAATGAGTTCATTATGGAAGGTTAAGAACCTCAATCGGCACTAACCTCCAATCTTCAAGTGCTCAAATTTCGTGTAGACACTTACTATAATGTActataaatataaatctagGGAGCTTATGTGAGTTGGATAATTGGTTAGTGATGACGTCCGCTGTTAACTTAGATTTTCATTTTGAACTGAATTGTTGGTGGACATTGTGTTGATGGATGTCTGTTTAGAGAAGTACTGGAATTTCTTAACCTATTATATACGTTTATGTTGGAAGTTATCTGTTCGTCATTCAGTTCCTTGGTTGTTTCATTGTTTATAGCTAAGTCAGTTCTCTTGATCTTGAAAAGCTAGTTTTTATCTCAGCTGGGAATGTTCTTGGTAGCAACTTGATTTGCCTTTGTGTTGCACCTTGGCACCTGCTATATATGTGGAAGATGTTGAATGCAAGTTGCTAATTTCTAGTTTATTATTCACCATTATTTATGCTAGCTGTTAAACCGGATTAGGTTGCATTTGCCAAGATGCTACTATTTGTTGATGGAGAAAGCCTCAAGGACACAGATGTGCACATAGAGCGGCAGACATCCAGTCTTGATGGGAACATAATTGGAATTGACAGGTATCAGATAGAATCTATGGAATTCCAACAAAGAGGTCTCTATTGCATGAATTATTTACCAGTATGTcttcatatttttttgttagaaatgAAGAAACCAAGAACAAGTTAGTTGTATTTGCTCTGTGACTTGTCTACGTTATCGGTATTTCAAAGTATACTAGTTATTCTAGTCCGCTTTTATGCATTCCGATGAGGTTTTACTAGTGCCTCTTTTAGGTTGTTTCGGATTTTGCATAGATAATTAGCTCTTTTTATCGGGCTTACCTAGGTCTGAGCAAATGGTCGGTTTGGTTAAACACCAACCAAAACtgaattactttatttttttaaccgaAAGAATCAATCGAATTAACTGAAACCTCAGTAAATTAACTAATCGAAACTGAATGAACTGAATCAACCGAAATCTTAAGAATACACAAccaaaaatcgataaaattaatatgtaaattcagctatatcaataaaattattagaaacTAATGGAAATAGAAAAATCCGGTTAACCGAATTTTTAAAACTCTTATATGTAACCGAACTGaagtattttattattaaaattgaacCGACCAAACTAACAATATTAACCGAAATAGATCGGTAAATTTGGTCAATTTGGTTGAACCGAGTTTTTGCTCACTCTTATGCTTGCTTCTGGAATAATCCTTGCTGTGTTTGTACTTTGTGAGGTAATTAGATAGTAAATGAAGGATGGGCAAGAATGTGTGTTTGACAGCCtgagaatttttaattttgtcataaacctgaaaaaaaCTTTAGGAGATTTAAGAAGCTGAATAGGAGAAGTGCCCTTGATTGTTGATTGTACCTTGGCTTTCTTTGGTTGAGCAAGCTTCTGGGACCACCCTTATCCATTGACCAGCATGAATCTTGAGGTATGATGACGTGGCCTTATCCATTTACTTGCATCTAAATCCATATATGCCAGCCAGATAGCATTAAATCTTCTGcctataatatatttatattttttctataatcTAATTGCATTTCTTTAGCTCAAGAATTTAGTTTCATAGCTATTAGCAGAAAACCTTCTAGTGGTGAATGATGGCAACTTTATCTCCTCTGCAGACTACTTTTTCAGGAAATTCAGCCAAGATTTGCGCAGTCTCAGGCTCTGGCTCATTCGCTCTATCGAAACCTGCGGGCTCAAGAGTGGCATCGTGGAATTGTAGCCAGAAGAAAAAGAACAAGAGATCATTGACAGTAGTTGCAGCAGTTGGAGATGTATCAGCTGATGGCACAACTTATCTAATTGCAGGTGCAGCTGCTATTGCCCTAATCGGAACTGCCTTTCCCATCCTGTTCTCCCGCAAGGATCTGTAATTACTCATCTCTAAACTCGATAATTCTTATATTCCGATTCAGTAATTTGTTTGAGAAccgataatattaaaaattgaatgtggtatttgaattttataccGAATAATGAATATGTTTTTTTCCTAGTCTTAGTGCTGCATCAGAGAACAAATGTCTTATGTTCGATTCCAAGTTTTGATGGTTATGTTTAATCGGAAATGACAGGTGCCCGGTGTGTGACGGAGCGGGTTTTGTGAGGAAGGCAGGAGGAGGGGTGTTGAGGGCGAATGCTGCTAGGAAAGACCAGGCTCAGATTGTTTGTACCAACTGCAATGGCCTTGGCAAGCTCAACCAAGTTGACAAATAAGTATCAATTACAATTGCATTCTACTGTATCTGTAATTCAGTATTCTTACATCCTGTGTAATAGATTTGTTACTGTAATCAAGCCTCATTCTCTCTCCTTTGTCCTTTCTTTCTTACTAATAGAGTGATCATGGCTTGAGAGACTTTTTTTTAAGAGGTGGCTTGAGAGACTTAAATATGTGACGACTTATATTTtgttaatcatttaattttatttttacagtaTTATTAATACCAAATGATGGGTAAGACCAGGCTCAGATTGTTTGATCTGCTGTTCACAATCTTCATCTTGCTACGTATAGACAGTTTGGCCTCTTCACAACGTTGTCCTTGTGCTGAGTTCCTTCAACAGATCCATTATTGGAATAACAAAACTGATTTCCTTTTCACAAATGGAATACATAAAACATAACTAAAGTAAATCGTCTTCGAGAGGTATGCAGAGTGGTTGAACTAGTGCGAACTATTGATAACTCCGTTCCATTTCTGATCATCATGTTATCACCCATTCTGTATGGATTGGTGTAATAACCCTCACTTTAGTGACGTAACTTTCCGGTTATATTGTCGTTTATTCCTAAGCGTTTCCGGTATGGTTTTCGATATGTTTGAATCTGAGGAGTTCTATTAATGTTTTGAATGTTCTATATGCTGAATatgcgtttggttttgtttcgggtGTTGTTAACCCCATGGTCTTTTTCGGAAAATTGAAATTTCATGTGTTTTGGGATAGTCACAATATAGTATGTTCTGTTTTGACGATGGCCAATTTTGTCCATTTTGAAATAGAAAAGTTTACAATAGCATTGACTATCGTAGGATTGCAGTTGGTGATCGCTAGGCATGTATTTTCTATATAAGTAATAAGTAAatgtttatttcaaatttaaaaaggaggtaatttttttttatctttttcatcAACTTGTCTCTCTTTGAACTGATTATCTCTCACTAAAACCTTTGTAATTCATGACAATTTGAACACTTGATCAAACacttaaaaaacttaaaatcacATACAGGAAATGGaaggtttaaatgatttttaagaATGATACAAATTGTCCAAGGTTGCGTAATTTGGCGGTGTCAGCAAATTCATTTGGTAGAGCATCTATAACGTATTTAGAACAAACATTTTTCGCTGTTTTTCATTTAAACTTCGTCCCATCAATTTCCGACAAAAAGCATCTTTGGTAATTTGTGATTTTC
This region of Mercurialis annua linkage group LG1-X, ddMerAnnu1.2, whole genome shotgun sequence genomic DNA includes:
- the LOC126654183 gene encoding E3 ubiquitin-protein ligase RDUF2-like, whose product is MAAASLESPPSSSFWCYTCNHLFTLRLLNPPLSCPDCAAGFIEQITTPTNTSVQSTSPTLPRRTNNRRSTTTPDRSPFNPVIVLRGPPDGGAAANDATSSNFELYYDDGSGSGIRPLPSSMSEFLMGSGFDRLVDQLTQLESTGLSRFEQPPASKAAIESMPVVKIMSNHVCIESHCAVCKEAFEIDTEARELPCKHIYHTDCIVPWLSLRNSCPVCRHELATDAQSGGDSQESNEESVGLTIWRLPGGGFAVGRFSGGRRAAERQFPVVFTEVDGGFNNNTGGVPRRISWVPSGRRPRQRGFGRAFRSLFSFLGRIGRRVDDESGLSRRSRANSMADRSSRRDNSNWIMHGYRR
- the LOC126654220 gene encoding uncharacterized protein LOC126654220, which translates into the protein MMATLSPLQTTFSGNSAKICAVSGSGSFALSKPAGSRVASWNCSQKKKNKRSLTVVAAVGDVSADGTTYLIAGAAAIALIGTAFPILFSRKDLCPVCDGAGFVRKAGGGVLRANAARKDQAQIVCTNCNGLGKLNQVDK